The genomic region AAAGTTTTGAGAAAATTCGTTTTTATTTTAGACAAGATATTGTAGATCTTCAAGGCAATTTACTGGTAAGCATGAAAGACGAACAACTGTTTGTCTCACTTTCAAGTTCAAGACCCAGGAGAGCACCCGCAGCCTTTTTTGATAAAATAGAACGATTTATTGAATGATCGGTGTTTTTGCTTTGAGTAAGGTTTCTTCAGCCAACGATAGTTCCCTATAACAACCCAATGCAAGGGAAGGATCCAACTCCAAATTTCCCATTTTCATTCGTTTGAGATAAACAACTTCTTTACCTAAACTTTGAAACATTCTTCGAATTTGTCTATATTTTCCTTCTTTTAGCCAGACAGTGACAACGTTTGGTTTGTTTAGATCGGGAATGGCTAGTCTTGCCGGTAACGTTTTGTAACCATCATCTAAAATAATTCCTTTCTCAAAGGAGAAGATGTCCTCTTTTGTGACAGGATCCGAAATTTCTGCATAATATTCTTTTTCAACAAAATGTTTAGGTGAAGTATAATAATGTGCCAAAGTTCCATCGGTAGTGAACAATAATAAACCTTCCGTTTCCTTATCCAAACGTCCCACAGGAAAAAGATTCATCTTTTGATGCCTTTCCGATAGATAATCCATCACTGTTTTTTCCCTTGGATCTTCAGTTGCCGTAATACAGTCGGGGGCTTTGTTCATCATGAAGTAGTAGAACTCTTTACGAATTAATGTTTCTTCATAATAAATGACTTCATCTGCAAGAGATACTTTAAAACCAGGATCCTTTGTTACGATCCCATTCACTTTTACTAGGCCCTGATGGATTTCCTTTTTGACATCTGAACGAGAACCGAGTCCGAAATTCCCAAGCACTTTATCCAACCGCTCATTTGCCATATTCTGTTTCAACTTCTAAATCCTAAAGAGATATTGCAA from Leptospira meyeri harbors:
- a CDS encoding pseudouridine synthase — protein: MANERLDKVLGNFGLGSRSDVKKEIHQGLVKVNGIVTKDPGFKVSLADEVIYYEETLIRKEFYYFMMNKAPDCITATEDPREKTVMDYLSERHQKMNLFPVGRLDKETEGLLLFTTDGTLAHYYTSPKHFVEKEYYAEISDPVTKEDIFSFEKGIILDDGYKTLPARLAIPDLNKPNVVTVWLKEGKYRQIRRMFQSLGKEVVYLKRMKMGNLELDPSLALGCYRELSLAEETLLKAKTPIIQ